The proteins below come from a single Leptospira ellinghausenii genomic window:
- a CDS encoding MlaE family ABC transporter permease — MIQMYRKTIEPLLYAIGYTVLLLFRAIGQSHHLYFKRREILEQMFIAGVGSLFVVSIVSVFTGMILGINTGLGLRDFGAEGQIGLLLTITLTREMSPFMTSLILAASVGSAMAAEIGTMKVSEEIDALEVMSINPVRYLVMPRIVGFSIMVPVLCVYSSALGILGGGIVGHFQLGIDIISYFQDVYYRISSVPGLKDLYVGLLKGYVFGISIATISCSQGLRTEGGAIGVGQTTRKAVVTSFLMVIFSGYVLTALFYK; from the coding sequence ATGATCCAAATGTATCGCAAAACCATAGAACCTCTTTTGTATGCAATTGGTTATACTGTATTGTTATTATTTCGAGCTATTGGACAATCGCATCATTTGTATTTCAAACGCCGTGAAATCTTAGAACAAATGTTCATTGCTGGAGTTGGATCTTTATTTGTTGTGTCCATTGTATCAGTTTTTACGGGTATGATCCTTGGGATTAACACAGGACTTGGACTTCGCGATTTCGGAGCCGAAGGACAAATCGGACTACTACTTACGATTACATTGACAAGAGAAATGTCTCCTTTTATGACTTCTCTCATCCTTGCAGCATCCGTTGGTTCAGCTATGGCTGCCGAAATCGGAACAATGAAAGTTTCTGAAGAAATTGATGCTTTAGAAGTTATGTCCATTAATCCTGTCCGATACCTTGTGATGCCAAGGATTGTTGGTTTTTCTATTATGGTTCCGGTTCTCTGTGTTTACTCATCCGCATTAGGTATATTAGGTGGTGGTATTGTAGGTCATTTCCAGTTAGGGATTGATATCATTAGCTATTTCCAAGATGTATATTACCGAATTTCATCGGTACCTGGACTAAAAGATTTATATGTTGGCCTTTTAAAAGGTTATGTATTTGGTATATCCATTGCGACCATATCGTGTAGCCAAGGACTTCGTACAGAAGGTGGGGCCATTGGTGTAGGCCAAACAACGAGGAAAGCAGTTGTCACTTCCTTTCTCATGGTCATTTTTTCAGGGTATGTGCTCACAGCCCTCTTCTATAAGTAA
- a CDS encoding ABC transporter ATP-binding protein: protein MEPFAIEMKNVHKTFGKRKILRGMNLQVKQGETMVILGPSGTGKSVSLKHITGLLDPDEGDCFIYGESIVHANEKKREELRSKLGVLFQSGALINWLTVYENVALPLREHKIADGVELDRIVMEKLQWLDLVPAKDTLPSNISGGMKKRVGLARALTSQPKIVMYDEPTSGLDPVMSNVINDLVIRLQKELGLTSIVVTHDMNSAYRIADRISFLYEGKVQFCGTPEEIQASKDPVIQQFIHGNTVGPMILDHSELKKGKSN, encoded by the coding sequence ATGGAACCATTTGCCATTGAAATGAAAAATGTTCACAAAACCTTCGGTAAACGTAAAATCCTCAGAGGGATGAATTTACAAGTCAAACAAGGTGAAACGATGGTCATCCTTGGACCTTCTGGAACCGGAAAATCTGTGAGTCTCAAACACATCACAGGTTTGCTTGACCCTGATGAAGGAGATTGTTTTATTTATGGAGAATCCATAGTCCATGCCAATGAAAAAAAACGAGAAGAGTTACGTTCTAAGTTAGGTGTTCTTTTCCAATCGGGGGCTCTTATCAATTGGCTTACCGTGTATGAAAACGTAGCACTTCCCTTACGAGAACATAAAATCGCCGATGGAGTTGAGCTGGATCGGATTGTGATGGAAAAATTACAATGGTTGGATTTGGTTCCGGCAAAGGATACCCTACCCAGTAATATTTCAGGTGGGATGAAAAAACGTGTGGGACTTGCCCGTGCTCTCACATCCCAACCAAAAATCGTCATGTATGACGAACCAACCTCTGGCCTTGATCCAGTGATGTCCAATGTCATCAACGACCTTGTCATTCGTTTACAAAAAGAATTAGGCCTCACATCCATTGTGGTGACACATGATATGAATTCAGCGTATCGAATTGCAGATCGGATTAGTTTTTTATATGAAGGAAAAGTCCAATTTTGTGGAACACCTGAAGAGATCCAAGCGTCCAAAGATCCAGTGATCCAACAATTCATTCATGGAAATACCGTAGGTCCCATGATACTCGACCACTCGGAATTAAAAAAAGGAAAATCCAATTGA